From one Streptomyces spiramyceticus genomic stretch:
- a CDS encoding MurR/RpiR family transcriptional regulator — translation MNDSPAARLQQLFEGHRLTPTQRRIAHCMVRKAADVPFLSSVELAELAGVSQPSVTRFAVALGFDGYPALRKHLRDVAPAEAAARGEDAYNEYQQAVQAEIENLRHLAELLADPSPVEEAGRILAASRPLPVLGLRAASSQARGFAYFAAKVHPDVRLLDEGGTMLADRIDAARRAGATALLCFALPRHPREVVEALAYARTQGLTVVSVADSAFAPVAKHSDLLIPAAVGTGLAFDTACAPMLLGRVLLEAMCDDLPDAQARLEEFDAKAAARGLFVD, via the coding sequence ATGAACGACAGCCCTGCCGCACGACTGCAGCAGCTCTTCGAAGGGCATCGGCTCACGCCCACCCAGCGGCGTATCGCGCACTGCATGGTGCGCAAGGCCGCCGATGTGCCGTTCCTGTCCAGCGTCGAGCTCGCCGAACTGGCCGGGGTCAGCCAGCCGTCCGTCACCCGCTTCGCCGTCGCGCTCGGCTTCGACGGCTATCCGGCGCTGCGCAAGCACCTGCGCGACGTCGCCCCCGCCGAGGCCGCGGCGCGGGGCGAGGATGCGTACAACGAGTACCAGCAGGCGGTCCAGGCCGAGATCGAGAACCTCCGCCACCTCGCCGAACTGCTCGCCGACCCCAGCCCCGTGGAGGAGGCCGGCCGCATCCTCGCCGCGTCCCGCCCCCTGCCGGTGCTGGGCCTGCGCGCCGCCTCCTCGCAGGCCCGCGGCTTCGCGTACTTCGCCGCCAAGGTGCATCCCGACGTACGCCTCCTCGACGAGGGCGGCACGATGCTCGCCGACCGCATCGACGCCGCGCGCCGGGCGGGAGCCACCGCGCTGCTGTGCTTCGCGCTGCCGCGCCACCCGCGCGAGGTCGTGGAGGCACTGGCGTACGCCCGGACGCAGGGCCTGACCGTCGTGTCGGTCGCCGACTCCGCCTTCGCGCCGGTGGCCAAGCACAGCGACCTGCTGATCCCGGCGGCGGTCGGCACGGGCCTGGCCTTCGACACGGCGTGCGCGCCGATGCTGCTGGGGCGGGTGCTGCTCGAAGCGATGTGCGACGACCTGCCGGACGCGCAGGCGCGGCTGGAGGAGTTCGACGCGAAGGCGGCGGCGCGGGGGTTGTTCGTGGATTAG
- a CDS encoding DUF7383 domain-containing protein, with product METRSDFRMIRFNQRIGTRTPPSNFDPGSSRFMGDQTSLESFEIDKDPVGDGYLVIQVYGVDFNNHRILVNDRDLAEFDIARGARGQVLWQTWMDPIERGILRQGRNTIQVQHGQSSGGQIDNFIVRNVVVHWRESVDGGYQGGRDSGNHGQW from the coding sequence ATGGAGACGCGATCCGACTTCAGGATGATCCGCTTCAACCAGCGCATCGGCACGCGCACACCCCCCTCCAACTTCGATCCCGGCTCGTCACGGTTCATGGGCGACCAGACGTCGTTGGAGTCGTTCGAGATCGACAAGGACCCCGTGGGGGACGGCTACCTGGTGATCCAGGTCTACGGGGTGGACTTCAACAACCACCGGATTCTCGTCAACGACAGGGACCTGGCCGAGTTCGACATCGCCAGAGGGGCCAGAGGGCAGGTCCTCTGGCAGACCTGGATGGACCCGATCGAACGTGGCATCCTCCGGCAGGGGCGGAACACGATCCAGGTCCAGCACGGCCAGTCGTCGGGCGGTCAGATCGACAATTTCATCGTCCGTAACGTCGTCGTGCACTGGCGCGAGTCCGTCGACGGCGGTTACCAGGGCGGGCGGGACAGCGGCAACCACGGTCAGTGGTGA
- a CDS encoding DeoR/GlpR family DNA-binding transcription regulator, with protein MSRDARWKALLDLLVEQGRLDVEEAATALDVSAATIRRDFDQLAEQQMLVRTRGGALVHGVSYELPLRYKTSRRAAEKRRISTAVAALISPGEAVGFTGGTTTTEVARALAARPDLATGSPALTVVTNALNIANELAIRPQFKIVVTGGVARPQSYELIGPLAGGVLGQITMDTAVLGVGAFDAVHGATAHDEDEAAINRLLCERAGRVVVAADSTKLGQRAFARICATEQVDTLVTDAAVSDEMADRFAEAGVEVIRA; from the coding sequence ATGTCCCGCGACGCCCGCTGGAAAGCACTGCTGGATCTGCTGGTCGAGCAGGGCCGGCTGGACGTCGAGGAGGCGGCGACGGCGCTCGACGTGTCGGCCGCCACCATCCGGCGCGACTTCGACCAGCTCGCCGAACAGCAGATGCTGGTACGTACCCGGGGCGGGGCGCTCGTTCACGGCGTCTCGTACGAACTCCCCCTGCGCTACAAGACGTCCCGGCGCGCGGCGGAGAAGCGGCGTATCAGCACGGCCGTCGCGGCACTCATCTCGCCCGGCGAGGCGGTGGGTTTCACCGGGGGCACCACGACCACCGAGGTCGCCCGCGCCCTTGCCGCGCGCCCCGATCTGGCCACCGGATCGCCCGCCCTCACGGTGGTGACCAATGCGCTCAACATCGCCAATGAGCTGGCCATCCGGCCGCAGTTCAAGATCGTGGTGACGGGCGGGGTCGCGCGCCCGCAGTCGTACGAACTCATCGGCCCGCTCGCGGGCGGAGTCCTCGGTCAGATCACGATGGACACCGCGGTCCTCGGCGTGGGCGCCTTCGACGCGGTCCACGGGGCCACGGCCCACGACGAGGACGAGGCGGCCATCAACCGGCTGCTCTGCGAGCGCGCGGGACGCGTCGTCGTGGCCGCCGACTCCACCAAGCTGGGTCAGCGGGCCTTCGCCCGGATCTGTGCGACGGAGCAGGTGGACACGCTGGTCACGGACGCCGCGGTGTCCGACGAGATGGCCGACCGGTTCGCCGAGGCGGGCGTGGAAGTTATCCGCGCCTGA
- a CDS encoding SIS domain-containing protein: MSHVENELASQPECWNRAAELAASLSGTLPAAGERVAIVGCGTSLFMAQAAAALRESSGHGETDAFAASEFPTGRRYDRVVALTRSGTTTEVVELLAALRGRMPTTAVTADPDTPVMSAADDVVVLDFADEKSVVQTRFATTALTLLRAHFGLHSEAVVDDARDALAEPLPEWLVGCSQFTFLGRGWTVGLASEAALKMREAARSWTEAYPAMEYRHGPISISTRGTATWMIGDAPSGLADEVHATGAMWVAGGLDPLAELVRAQRLAVAVAAARGLNPDRPRHLTRSVILAGA, translated from the coding sequence GTGAGTCATGTCGAGAACGAGTTGGCGAGCCAGCCGGAGTGCTGGAACCGGGCCGCTGAACTGGCCGCGAGCCTGAGCGGCACGCTCCCGGCGGCGGGAGAGCGGGTGGCGATCGTGGGCTGCGGAACCTCGCTCTTCATGGCGCAGGCCGCGGCGGCGCTGCGCGAAAGCTCCGGACACGGCGAGACGGACGCCTTCGCGGCCTCCGAGTTCCCGACCGGCCGCCGCTACGACCGGGTCGTCGCCCTCACCCGCTCGGGCACCACGACCGAGGTCGTCGAACTCCTCGCGGCACTGCGCGGGCGGATGCCTACGACTGCGGTCACCGCCGACCCGGACACGCCGGTGATGTCGGCCGCCGACGACGTGGTCGTACTCGACTTCGCGGACGAGAAGTCCGTCGTACAGACCCGGTTCGCCACCACCGCCCTCACCCTCCTGCGCGCGCACTTCGGCCTGCACTCGGAGGCCGTCGTGGACGACGCCAGGGACGCGCTCGCCGAGCCGCTGCCCGAATGGCTGGTGGGCTGCTCGCAGTTCACCTTCCTCGGCCGGGGCTGGACGGTCGGGCTCGCCTCCGAGGCCGCGCTCAAGATGCGGGAGGCCGCGCGGTCCTGGACCGAGGCGTACCCGGCCATGGAGTACCGGCACGGCCCGATCAGCATCTCCACCCGTGGCACGGCCACCTGGATGATCGGCGACGCCCCCTCGGGCCTGGCGGACGAGGTGCACGCCACCGGCGCCATGTGGGTGGCCGGCGGCCTCGACCCGCTGGCGGAGCTCGTACGGGCGCAGCGCCTCGCGGTCGCGGTCGCGGCGGCCCGCGGGCTCAACCCGGACAGGCCGCGCCACCTCACCCGTTCCGTCATCCTCGCGGGAGCCTGA
- a CDS encoding class II fructose-bisphosphate aldolase — translation MPLAETGALVAEAATNRHAVAAFNIITLEHAEAVVAGAEAAGAPVILQISENAVKFRYGRVLPLARAAAAAARDAGVPVALHLDHVKSGELLRQAADAGFSSVMFDAAHLPYEENLAATRSAAAWAHSNGLWIEAELGEVGGKDGAEPLDAHSPGARTDPEEARAFIEASGVDALAVAIGSSHAMTSRTAALDHALLARLADALEVPLVLHGSSGVPDGELSAAVAGGIAKVNIGTALNIAMTGAIRAYLAANPKAVDSRTYLSVGRRAMTATATELIGVLRAG, via the coding sequence ATGCCTCTGGCCGAGACCGGCGCCCTGGTCGCCGAGGCCGCCACGAACCGGCACGCGGTGGCGGCGTTCAACATCATCACGCTGGAGCACGCGGAAGCGGTCGTCGCCGGAGCGGAGGCCGCGGGCGCCCCGGTGATCCTGCAGATCAGCGAGAACGCGGTGAAGTTCCGCTACGGGCGGGTCCTGCCCCTGGCCCGCGCGGCGGCGGCCGCGGCCCGGGATGCCGGGGTGCCCGTGGCGCTCCACCTGGACCACGTCAAGAGCGGCGAGCTGCTGCGGCAGGCGGCCGACGCCGGGTTCAGCTCCGTGATGTTCGACGCGGCCCACCTTCCGTACGAGGAGAATCTCGCCGCCACCCGGTCCGCCGCCGCATGGGCGCACAGCAACGGCCTGTGGATCGAGGCCGAGCTGGGCGAAGTCGGCGGCAAGGACGGCGCGGAGCCCCTGGACGCACACTCGCCCGGGGCGCGCACGGACCCGGAGGAGGCCCGCGCCTTCATCGAGGCGTCGGGCGTCGACGCGCTGGCCGTCGCGATCGGCAGCTCGCACGCCATGACGTCCCGTACGGCGGCACTGGACCACGCACTGCTGGCCAGGCTGGCCGACGCTCTCGAAGTGCCGCTGGTTCTGCACGGCTCTTCGGGCGTGCCGGACGGCGAACTCTCGGCGGCGGTCGCCGGAGGAATAGCGAAGGTCAACATCGGTACGGCCCTGAACATCGCGATGACCGGGGCGATTCGCGCGTACCTGGCCGCCAATCCGAAGGCGGTCGACTCCCGTACGTACCTCTCGGTCGGCCGGAGGGCGATGACGGCCACGGCCACCGAGCTGATCGGCGTACTGCGGGCGGGCTGA
- a CDS encoding lipase family protein translates to MPVPSAIDHHADSYSLAHAYWLAQASDLAYKSEAAIEERAGSWGFDRVRHHHTRFTPPFPLQDTQAFTMASDHMIITAFRGTEPAQIRDWLSDATTPPWPGPGKTGYIHYGFGEALESVIPDVKDTLAELRTNGQSVWFTGHSLGGALAMLAGARMYLEEPRLHADGVYTFGQPRTCDRLLAAAYNKGFKQRMYRFVNNNDIVPQLPPEPAYTHVDHLRYIDSSGRIRESMTVLGGLADRAKGMTADPFAPAADGLRDHSIHQYIRALEKNLT, encoded by the coding sequence ATGCCCGTACCGTCCGCGATCGACCATCACGCCGACTCGTACAGCCTGGCCCACGCCTACTGGCTGGCCCAGGCGTCGGATCTGGCCTACAAGAGCGAGGCCGCCATCGAGGAGCGCGCCGGGAGCTGGGGCTTCGACCGGGTGCGTCATCACCACACCCGGTTTACGCCGCCGTTCCCGCTTCAGGACACGCAGGCGTTCACGATGGCCAGCGACCACATGATCATCACCGCGTTCCGCGGTACGGAGCCGGCGCAGATCCGGGACTGGCTCTCGGATGCCACGACGCCGCCCTGGCCCGGGCCGGGCAAGACGGGTTACATCCACTACGGCTTCGGGGAGGCGCTCGAATCCGTCATCCCGGACGTGAAGGACACCCTCGCGGAGCTCCGTACCAACGGGCAGAGCGTGTGGTTCACCGGCCACAGCCTCGGCGGCGCCCTGGCCATGCTCGCCGGGGCGCGGATGTATCTGGAGGAGCCGCGGCTGCACGCGGACGGCGTCTACACCTTCGGCCAGCCGCGCACCTGCGACCGGCTGCTTGCGGCCGCGTACAACAAGGGCTTCAAGCAACGCATGTACCGCTTCGTCAACAACAACGACATCGTGCCGCAGTTGCCCCCGGAGCCCGCGTACACCCACGTCGACCACCTGCGGTACATCGACTCCAGCGGCAGGATCCGCGAGTCCATGACCGTGCTGGGCGGGCTGGCCGACCGGGCCAAGGGCATGACCGCCGACCCCTTCGCCCCGGCCGCCGACGGCCTCCGTGACCACTCGATCCACCAGTACATCCGGGCGCTGGAGAAGAACCTCACCTGA
- a CDS encoding cystathionine beta-synthase, with product MQFHDSMITLVGNTPLVRLGSVTAGIQATVLAKVEYFNPGGSVKDRIALRMIEAAEQSGELQPGGTIVEPTSGNTGVGLAIVAQQKGYKCIFVCPDKVSTDKINVLRAYGAEVVVCPTAVDPEHPDSYYNVSDRLVRETPGAWKPDQYSNPNNPRSHYETTGPELWDQTDGKITHFVAGVGTGGTISGTGRYLKEVSGGKVKVIGADPEGSVYSGGSGRPYLVEGVGEDFWPSAYDRTVTDEIVAVSDKDSFQMTRRLAKEEGLLVGGSCGMAVVGALRVAERLGPDDVVVVLLPDSGRGYLSKIFNDEWMADYGFLEESGQHASVADVLQHKEGDIPKLVHMHPEETVGEAIEVLREYGVSQMPIVKPGAGHPDVMAAEVIGSVVERDLLDALFAQRASLNDPLEKHMSAPLPQVGSGEPVEDLMSVLGGKGQHDAAIVLVEGKPTGVVSRQDLLAFLAKP from the coding sequence GTGCAATTTCACGACTCGATGATCACCCTCGTCGGCAATACCCCGCTTGTGAGGCTGGGCAGCGTGACGGCCGGCATCCAGGCAACAGTCCTGGCCAAGGTCGAGTACTTCAATCCTGGCGGGTCCGTGAAGGACCGGATCGCCCTGCGCATGATCGAGGCGGCGGAGCAGAGCGGCGAGCTCCAGCCAGGCGGCACCATTGTCGAGCCCACCAGTGGAAACACCGGTGTCGGGCTCGCCATAGTGGCGCAGCAGAAGGGTTACAAGTGCATCTTCGTCTGCCCGGACAAGGTGTCCACGGACAAGATCAATGTGCTGCGCGCGTACGGCGCGGAGGTCGTCGTATGCCCCACGGCGGTCGACCCCGAGCACCCCGACTCGTACTACAACGTCTCCGACCGTCTGGTCAGAGAGACGCCGGGCGCCTGGAAGCCCGACCAGTACAGCAACCCGAACAACCCGCGCTCGCACTACGAGACCACCGGTCCCGAGCTGTGGGACCAGACGGACGGGAAGATCACCCACTTCGTCGCGGGCGTCGGCACCGGAGGCACGATCTCCGGCACCGGCCGCTACCTGAAGGAGGTCAGCGGCGGCAAGGTCAAGGTCATCGGGGCCGACCCCGAGGGTTCCGTGTACTCGGGCGGCTCGGGACGGCCGTACCTCGTCGAGGGCGTCGGTGAGGACTTCTGGCCTTCGGCGTACGACCGGACCGTGACGGACGAGATCGTCGCCGTGTCGGACAAGGACTCGTTCCAGATGACGCGCCGTCTCGCCAAGGAGGAGGGCCTGCTGGTCGGCGGCTCCTGCGGCATGGCGGTCGTGGGCGCACTGCGCGTCGCGGAGCGGCTCGGACCGGACGACGTGGTCGTCGTACTGCTGCCGGACAGCGGCCGCGGCTACCTGAGCAAGATCTTCAACGACGAGTGGATGGCGGACTACGGCTTCCTTGAGGAGTCGGGCCAGCACGCGAGCGTCGCCGACGTCCTGCAGCACAAGGAGGGCGACATCCCGAAGCTGGTGCACATGCACCCGGAGGAGACGGTCGGCGAGGCGATCGAGGTGCTCCGCGAGTACGGCGTGTCGCAGATGCCGATCGTGAAGCCGGGCGCGGGCCACCCCGACGTCATGGCCGCGGAGGTCATCGGCTCGGTCGTCGAACGGGACCTGCTCGACGCCCTGTTCGCGCAGCGCGCGTCGCTGAACGACCCGCTGGAGAAGCACATGAGCGCGCCGCTGCCGCAGGTCGGCTCGGGCGAGCCGGTGGAGGACCTGATGTCCGTACTGGGCGGCAAGGGGCAGCACGACGCTGCCATCGTGCTGGTCGAGGGCAAGCCGACGGGTGTGGTGAGCAGGCAGGACCTGCTGGCCTTCCTGGCGAAGCCGTAG
- a CDS encoding SGNH/GDSL hydrolase family protein yields MARRIAAGAAYGGGGIGLVGAAAVGIFLAEVQLAKRSVGGGRAPVPPPADGIYGMPPPGPGQSADPPLRLAMLGDSTAVGQGVRRAGQTPGALLASGLAAVAERPVEMRNVAQPGAQSDDLERQVTALLTDPARRPDVCVIMVGANDVTHRMPATQSVRYLVSAVRRLRAAGAEVVVGTCPDLGTIEPVYQPLRWLARRVSRQLAAAQTIGAVEQGGRTVSLGDLLGPEFQANPRELFGPDNYHPSAEGYATAAMAVLPTLCAALGLWPETDRLDATRDEGILPVAKAAAEAASAAGTEVTAARAPWALLKHRRRRRLPARTEPTEPATPDAARG; encoded by the coding sequence GTGGCACGGCGGATCGCCGCTGGCGCGGCGTACGGAGGCGGCGGCATCGGCCTGGTCGGTGCCGCCGCGGTGGGGATCTTCCTCGCGGAGGTCCAGCTGGCGAAGCGATCGGTGGGGGGCGGGCGGGCGCCGGTTCCGCCACCGGCGGACGGGATCTACGGCATGCCCCCGCCTGGGCCCGGGCAGTCCGCGGATCCGCCGCTGCGGCTGGCCATGCTCGGCGACTCGACGGCGGTGGGCCAGGGCGTGCGGCGGGCCGGACAGACGCCGGGGGCGCTGCTGGCCTCGGGGCTCGCGGCGGTGGCGGAGCGGCCGGTCGAGATGCGCAATGTCGCGCAGCCGGGGGCACAGTCCGACGACCTGGAGCGCCAGGTCACGGCGCTGCTGACGGATCCGGCGCGGCGGCCCGACGTCTGCGTGATCATGGTTGGCGCGAATGACGTCACGCACCGGATGCCGGCCACGCAGTCGGTCCGTTACCTCGTTTCGGCGGTACGCCGCCTTCGCGCGGCGGGGGCGGAAGTAGTCGTCGGGACCTGCCCCGACCTGGGCACGATCGAGCCGGTCTACCAGCCGCTGCGGTGGCTCGCCCGGCGGGTGTCGCGGCAGCTCGCGGCGGCGCAGACGATCGGCGCGGTGGAGCAGGGCGGGCGTACGGTGTCGCTGGGCGACCTGCTGGGCCCGGAGTTCCAGGCGAACCCGCGTGAGCTGTTCGGACCGGACAATTACCACCCCTCGGCGGAGGGTTACGCGACGGCGGCGATGGCCGTCCTGCCCACGCTGTGCGCGGCGCTGGGCCTGTGGCCGGAGACGGACCGCCTGGACGCCACGCGCGACGAGGGCATCCTGCCGGTTGCGAAGGCGGCGGCGGAGGCGGCGTCGGCGGCCGGCACGGAGGTCACGGCGGCCCGAGCCCCCTGGGCCCTCCTGAAACACCGCCGCCGCAGGCGCCTGCCGGCCCGGACGGAGCCCACGGAACCGGCGACACCGGACGCGGCGCGGGGGTGA
- a CDS encoding acetyl-CoA C-acetyltransferase yields MTEAVIVSAARSPIGRAFKGSLKDLRPDDLTATIVQAALAKVPELDPRDIDDLMLGCGLPGGEQGHNLGRIIAVQMGMDHLPGCTVTRYCSSSLQTSRMALHAIKAGEGDVFISAGVEMVSRSVKGSSDGMPDTHNPLFADAEARTAAVAQSEGSDWHDPREDGLVPDAYIAMGQTAENLARLKGITRAEMDEFGVRSQNLAEQAIKNGFWEREITPVTTPDGTVVSQDDGPRAGVTLEGVQGLKPVFRPDGRVTAANCCPLNDGAAALVIMSDTKARELGLTPLARIVSTGVSGLSPEIMGYGPVEASKQALKRAGLTIGDIDLAEINEAFAAQVIPSYRDLGLDLDKVNINGGAIAVGHPFGMTGARITGTLINSLQFHDKQFGLETMCVGGGQGMAMVIERLS; encoded by the coding sequence ATGACCGAAGCCGTGATCGTCTCTGCCGCCCGTTCGCCCATCGGCCGCGCCTTCAAGGGTTCGCTGAAGGACCTGCGGCCCGACGACCTGACCGCCACCATCGTTCAGGCCGCCCTCGCCAAGGTGCCCGAGCTCGACCCGCGCGACATCGACGACCTGATGCTCGGCTGCGGCCTCCCCGGCGGCGAGCAGGGGCACAACCTGGGGCGGATCATCGCCGTACAGATGGGGATGGACCACCTTCCCGGCTGTACGGTCACCCGCTACTGCTCCTCCTCCCTCCAGACCTCCCGCATGGCGCTGCACGCCATCAAGGCCGGCGAGGGCGACGTCTTCATCTCCGCCGGTGTCGAGATGGTGTCCCGCTCCGTCAAGGGCAGCTCCGACGGCATGCCCGACACCCACAACCCGCTCTTCGCCGACGCGGAGGCCCGTACCGCCGCCGTCGCGCAGAGCGAGGGCTCGGACTGGCACGACCCGCGCGAGGACGGGCTGGTCCCGGACGCGTACATCGCAATGGGGCAGACCGCCGAGAACCTCGCCCGCCTCAAGGGCATCACGCGCGCGGAGATGGACGAGTTCGGCGTACGTTCGCAGAACCTCGCCGAGCAGGCCATCAAGAACGGCTTCTGGGAGCGCGAGATCACCCCCGTCACGACCCCCGACGGGACCGTCGTGTCGCAGGACGACGGCCCGCGCGCCGGCGTCACCCTCGAAGGCGTCCAGGGCCTCAAGCCCGTCTTCCGCCCCGACGGCCGCGTCACCGCCGCCAACTGCTGCCCGCTGAACGACGGCGCAGCCGCCCTCGTGATCATGAGCGACACCAAGGCGCGCGAGCTCGGCCTGACGCCGCTCGCGCGGATCGTCTCGACCGGCGTCTCCGGCCTGTCCCCCGAGATCATGGGCTACGGCCCCGTCGAGGCCAGCAAGCAGGCACTGAAGCGCGCCGGGCTGACCATCGGCGACATCGACCTCGCCGAGATCAACGAGGCCTTCGCCGCCCAGGTCATCCCGTCCTACCGGGACCTCGGCCTCGACCTGGACAAGGTCAACATCAACGGTGGCGCCATCGCCGTCGGCCACCCCTTCGGCATGACGGGCGCCCGCATCACCGGCACGCTGATCAACAGCCTCCAGTTCCACGACAAGCAGTTCGGCCTGGAGACGATGTGCGTGGGCGGCGGCCAGGGCATGGCGATGGTCATCGAGCGCCTCAGCTGA
- a CDS encoding DUF4287 domain-containing protein gives MSQVFSEETHRNLLSRIPHCTGREISDWLRTVDDGPALFRFDEKVSWLRSEHNLAYGHAKAIVHEYDLRRAARRLL, from the coding sequence ATGTCCCAAGTCTTCTCCGAAGAGACCCATCGAAATCTGCTCTCCCGTATCCCCCACTGCACCGGTCGTGAAATCTCCGACTGGCTCCGCACCGTAGATGACGGCCCAGCCCTCTTCCGCTTCGACGAGAAGGTGAGCTGGCTCCGGAGCGAACACAACCTCGCCTACGGTCACGCGAAAGCAATCGTCCACGAGTACGACTTGAGGCGGGCCGCGCGCCGCCTGCTCTAG
- a CDS encoding Bax inhibitor-1/YccA family protein, whose amino-acid sequence MRSSNPVFSRRGFSRDNGYAGFNAAPQAGGPAVGATQGNPYAQGATNPYATNPYAQQDTQYGAPQAPARTDVMTLDDVVTRTAMTLGTVVVGATLAWALLPTTPTSYGLAVGAALVAFVLAIVQSFKRKASPALILSYAAFEGVFLGVISEMFNERWSGAPFQAVLGTMAVAAGTLFAYKQRWIRVTARYARIGMAIAIGFILVMAVNLLLVVFGGVEDGGLRSMGPLGAVVGIIAILLGAFFLTLDFKQIEDGVAYGAPREESWLAAFGLTMSLVWIYLEMLRLVAIFSGDD is encoded by the coding sequence ATGAGGAGCAGCAACCCGGTCTTCTCGCGACGGGGCTTCAGCCGCGACAACGGCTACGCGGGCTTCAACGCGGCACCGCAGGCCGGGGGCCCCGCCGTCGGTGCGACGCAGGGCAACCCTTATGCCCAGGGCGCCACGAACCCGTACGCGACCAACCCGTACGCCCAGCAGGACACGCAGTACGGCGCCCCGCAGGCGCCCGCGCGCACCGACGTGATGACGCTCGACGACGTCGTGACCCGTACGGCCATGACGCTCGGCACCGTCGTCGTCGGCGCCACGCTCGCCTGGGCGCTGCTGCCGACCACGCCGACCAGTTACGGTCTGGCCGTCGGTGCCGCGCTGGTGGCCTTCGTACTGGCCATCGTCCAGTCGTTCAAGCGCAAGGCGTCTCCCGCGCTGATTCTGAGTTACGCGGCTTTCGAGGGCGTTTTCCTCGGCGTCATCAGCGAGATGTTCAACGAGCGCTGGTCGGGAGCCCCGTTCCAGGCGGTCCTCGGCACGATGGCGGTCGCGGCCGGAACGCTGTTCGCCTACAAGCAGCGCTGGATCCGGGTCACCGCCAGGTATGCCCGTATCGGCATGGCCATCGCCATCGGCTTCATTCTCGTGATGGCGGTCAATCTGCTGCTCGTGGTCTTCGGCGGAGTCGAGGACGGCGGCCTGCGCAGCATGGGTCCGCTCGGCGCGGTCGTCGGCATCATCGCGATCCTGCTCGGCGCGTTCTTCCTGACGCTGGACTTCAAGCAGATCGAGGACGGCGTCGCCTACGGTGCTCCGCGTGAGGAGTCCTGGCTGGCGGCGTTCGGTCTGACGATGTCGCTGGTGTGGATCTACCTGGAGATGCTGCGCCTTGTCGCCATCTTCAGCGGCGACGACTAG
- a CDS encoding ABC transporter ATP-binding protein, producing MTTTTAHRATAVAARATELSKVYGQGETQVVALDRVTVDFRQGEFTAIMGPSGSGKSTLMHCVAGLDSFSSGSVRIGETELGTLKDKQLTQLRRDKIGFIFQAFNLLPTLTAAENITLPMDIAGRKPDKQWLEKVIGMVGLSDRLSHRPTELSGGQQQRVAVARALASRPEIVFGDEPTGNLDSRSGAEVLGFLRNSVRELGQTVVMVTHDPVAASYADRVIFLADGRIVDEMLNPTADGVLDRMKEFDSKGRTS from the coding sequence GTGACCACCACCACCGCTCACCGCGCCACCGCGGTGGCAGCACGCGCCACGGAGCTTTCCAAGGTCTACGGACAGGGCGAGACCCAGGTGGTCGCCCTGGACCGGGTCACCGTGGACTTCCGGCAGGGTGAGTTCACCGCGATCATGGGCCCGTCGGGATCCGGCAAGTCGACGCTGATGCACTGCGTCGCGGGCCTCGACTCGTTCAGCTCCGGCTCCGTACGGATCGGCGAGACCGAGCTGGGCACCCTGAAGGACAAGCAGCTCACGCAGCTGCGCCGGGACAAGATCGGCTTCATCTTCCAGGCGTTCAACCTGCTGCCGACGCTCACCGCCGCCGAGAACATCACGCTGCCGATGGACATAGCGGGCCGTAAGCCCGACAAGCAGTGGCTGGAGAAGGTCATCGGCATGGTCGGCCTCTCCGACCGGCTGAGCCACCGGCCCACCGAGCTCTCCGGCGGCCAGCAGCAGCGTGTCGCCGTGGCCCGCGCGCTGGCGAGCCGCCCCGAGATCGTCTTCGGTGACGAGCCGACCGGAAACCTGGACTCGCGCTCCGGCGCCGAGGTGCTCGGCTTCCTGCGGAACTCCGTGCGGGAACTGGGCCAGACCGTCGTCATGGTGACGCACGACCCGGTGGCCGCCTCGTACGCGGACCGTGTGATCTTCCTCGCCGACGGCCGGATCGTCGACGAGATGCTGAACCCGACCGCGGACGGCGTACTCGACCGGATGAAGGAGTTCGACTCCAAGGGCCGCACCAGCTGA